The following nucleotide sequence is from Trifolium pratense cultivar HEN17-A07 linkage group LG2, ARS_RC_1.1, whole genome shotgun sequence.
GGGATAATCAATAGAACGGcaaaaatggtttatcacaGCATGAATAAGCACTTCAAAACTACTTCATCGTTTTACTCAAGGCAATTGAAATAAGTAAAACCCATGTGAAGCAAAATCTAGACTATAAATAACTTGCAAGCCAAAACAATAGAACCAAAAAAATCCAACATTCAAAAGAAAGCAGGAAGCTCCAGACTTACATATGAAACAGGATTGATTCTCAGTCAAGATCTTCTTGTCTAGTCCCTGACTCAAAATTCTGATTTCCCCTATTTTCGGTATTGGATTGCTCATTATTATTTCCACTATTGCTATTGTTGCTATCATTGTTATTAACATTCCCAACATTACTTGTCCCTGCAGCAGCTCCAGAAGAAGAAGGTACATGCCTAAACGGCATAAATGGCAAAGACACCCTAAACCTTGTTCTCACTGAATcatctcctcctcctccaccaccagCACCGCCTCCGCCACCACCATGAGCCCTCTGCTCATAATCAGGATCATCTGTAGGCAACTCATGACGACAAACAGGACACGAATTATGCAATTCCAACCACGGCAAGATACAATCAGTATGATATATATGCTTACACGGCATCTGCTTTGCCTTTTCGCCAAGGGCAAATGTGTCTTTACACACCGCGCACTGCGATGAATCCGATTCCAGCAGCTCCTCCGTAACTTCAATAACCGGAAGCTTTTCCACAGCGGACTTCGACGCCGGCGGTGTCCCTCGCCGATTAGGATCGTTCTCTGCTAATTGCTGGATCAGATCCTCAAGTCCAGGTCCAAAGAAATAATCTCCTGGATTAGCGTTTCCGGGAAACCGGAACTGTCTCGCCGGATCGTCAGCATCGTTGATGAAGAACTGAACGTTGCCTCCTCCGGCATTCATGTTGCGGAGGTAGTTTTGAATAAACGCGACAGGGTTAAACGCTTCACCGAAAGGTGAAGGCGGTGCTGGAGACGATAATAAAGCGGAGAGATCATTGAACGGTTGAGAAGCATTGGCGGCGCCGGCACCGGAGAAAATGAGGGGAAAGGAGAATCCTGCGGCGGGGAAATCGGTTGTGGTGTGGGAGAAGAAAGGAGGGAGAGGATTGGGATTAGGGTTAGGGATTGGAGTTTCGAGTTCTTCGAGGAAAGTACCGTTGCAATTGGGACAGATTAGATCGGTGGATGTAGTGGAAATGAAAGCTGTGCGTTCGCACTGGTGGCAAAAGTAACGGCGAAGTTCATCGGAGTTACCGACGGTAGGAGGATTTTCGTCGCCGCCGGTAGAAGACATGTCAACGtgaaaagaagaagagagagaaagaagagagagaaatggAAAGAGAATGaggaatgaaaatagaaagaccACAATCAACGTGAAAAGGAGAGAGAAGAAGGAGAGAGGTGTGTGAGGGCAAAATTGTAAACTCCCAGATTAAACAATTAaggtccgtttggtgcgcagataggatagtgataggataaatatttatcctatcatgtgtttGATACACACATGATAAGAAATATGATAGCATTACTTTATCAtatcttgtgtttggtgcacaaaTAATATTGACATGATAAgacatattattaattatttttttgttagacatattactccctccggtctttattataagaaaaaatttgttttttagattcatggaatgtttgatgtatttagaccattttattaactagatacatcaaacattttatgaatctaaaaaacaaattttttcttataataagtctaaatacatcaaacattccATGAATctagaaaacaaattttttcttataataaggatcaGAGGGAGTATTATACTTAAATGACAAACTTATATTTgtgaaattaaatataagtTCTCGTATTATTATACCAgagtaatatttgagtaatatAATAgtaccgctcaataacgctttaagaatataaatcaaatacaaattttacaaaattcaccgttgaattgaaaaattatatcatattgATCATCcatattaaattttacaaaaatctaaaatcgtttgatatgttattgagacaaattaaaattaacggtttatgcattttttattaaatgtcgttattttacaaaaatcaaaattttgtaaaatttatattcgttaaatCGTTATTAAGTGGTGTAACATTATTAAAATGTTATACcgatataatttatatatatatatatatatatatatatatatatatatatatatataaataacaaataaatattataagaaaaatgacaaatataaaaaagaagggtcatgctaaacagtgtccctggggcactagttaagcatactaaaaaagaaaacaaatgataaagttaatgatgagagagaataatttttcacatcattaaaacattgaatgcacaatttacgagataaaacttttATATTTGTATCATTAACTAGtacccgggggcactgtttagcattttccaaaaaagAATACtgctgattaaaaaaatatatgcaagCAATGCAAGATTGCAAGACGTTGGATAAATATGGTGAatgaatagtaaaaaaatatatccaagTGCATTGAGCAGGAATCAAAGGGTAGGCCGAGGCGAGTTGCATAAACAAATCCTATCATGTTGCTATCCTAGCTTGACAATAggttaagggcccgtttggtgcacaggataagagacaagataggataactgtatcatatcctgccgcaatctaGTGTTTGGtaatacagcaggatatgataagttaatcctgaagcttatcctatcctgtctctctagttataattcttatcctgaatttgagctggattaccagcaggataggataagaaaaaaaaaacactgatttattttataaaatatattttaaaatacataaaataaaattaataaaatataaataataaaataattaatttttaaatatatatgtgattttctcacaggggtaattttgtaatttatatattctaaaaaatcaaaattttactaaaattacaatattttaaagtaaaatgattattaaaaaattgacaaataggaatattaatttaaattttataaaaaattaaatataattcttttgcaatagtagtttgattattttttttttttttgaatcaaaaagAAAACTTTGATTAATTCAAAAACCAAAGGTACAAGGCGATCGCAAGGATCCAGCCCACAGGATCAAAAAcgacaaaagaaaaaaccaaagaAAAGGACTATTTACATCATGAGTTTAGCTAGGCATGTCCTTAATTTTCTATTGGTCCAACCCCTATAGACAATAGTATCAATAATTTTCTCATCAGTATGATTGTTCTGTACAGCATTACCAAAACTAATATCATTTCGATACCTCCAAACCTCATAGACACATTCAGTGAAGGCCAATTTTAGGATCTTTGCACGACCTCCTTTACCTTTAGTCTGTTTCATAATCCACTCCACTTCTTGACACCAGCCCAGTGGATAATGAGCAATCTGAATCCATTCAAGGACTTTCCTCCAAATATCTCTTGTTTCATTACAATCAAACATAAGGTGCTGCTGAGTTTCATCAGCACTGCAGAAGCAACAACAAGTTGTGTCAATAATCCCAAACTTGTGTAATCTGTCACGAGTTGCCAACCTCCCATTACAAGCAATCCAGAGGTTGACAAGAGCTCTAGGACGGGCCACGTTTCCGTAGAACAAAGTTCTCCACGGAACACTTTGAGATCTATCATAATTAGCCAAGTACATCTTTCTCATATTAAATTTCTGGGCATTCAACATCTCTGTCCACACCGGATTTTGAAGGGTATACTCGCGTTGCTTCATAACAGCCTTCATTATCCAGGAGGCATTATCTGGTATAGCAGCCTCCATGATCTGCTGGTTTTTAGTATAATATGCATGGATCCATTTTACCCAAAGGCTATCTGATTTGCCACAAAGATTCCATAACAGTTTCAGCAAAGAAATATGATTCCAACCCTCAAGGTCAATGAGATTCAGACCACCATTACGCTTAGGTTGGCACACAGATTTCCAAGCAACGGGGgctttacgtatgagatatatcatatatttatttggtttatctaacatgtatatattattgagttatttatttgatcatgattcatataaaaaattaaacttgattattttctcataatttttatttgaaattatataaagttatttgattacctattcatattttttatttataaaattaaaaagtattacaaaataattttaaaaaaataacaattgttttacaatagtaattttgtcattatcatttaaatatgttatatatcttatcatattattatgaactattaaaaacaaaatataatagttatcatatttgttatcctgtgtgcaccaaacacaggatatgataactgagtataactgttatgctgctgttatcatatcctatccttatcctgttttatatcatattctgtcactatgctatcctgcgcaccaaacgggccctaagttTATTATTTCCTATTAGTgcaccaaacaaaatatttaaacatgATAGGTTAATTTTATTCCAAATTAAGTTTAAACAATAGGTTATGTTTATCATTTCCTATTActagttttaataatattccaaattttatatcattcAACTTGtatttttattctattaaaaatataggcataaaaatatgaacgaaataaaaatatgaatctatccataaaaatagaaacaaaacaaattaaaataataaaaagattatcgaaagtttaatcaataaaaaaaattatgatgaacacgcataaaaataagaacataaaaacATAAAGATATTAATTACTACCAAGTttattaacaatattttataacaaatctttaaatattttattttaaataaatttttacattattagaaaaaaaatacattaatacAATAACAAactttatcaaataaaagtcaatagacCCGTGCGAGTGTACTGGTCTCTAAACAAGTGATAACTAAACGTTTGTCACATCCtatacatttttatttcttgaaaataaaaattaaaagttaattaatGCATTTcctaattcttaaaatttaaaaaataaaaatagttttttatttcataccaaacggaccctaaatcAATGATTTTTCCTTCCATAGAAATTTACACACTAACTCCCACCATGCAATACAAGAATATTAAGGCAAACAACCTCACTTTGATTTGTCTATTCAAACCAAAAAAGAATTATTCTAAACCAAAAGgaaaattaaagaataaaaaccTCATTACAATTCCTTGCCCTGAACCCATGTATTTGTATAAAAGGATTGAATcacaattcattcattcaatacCTTTTCATAACTTTTGGCATTTGAAAAATCTCAAATTGAAAAGAGAAGAGAAGCCACTAGTCATCATATTCAATGGAAACCAAAGCTGTTGAAGCTACTAACAATCGATTGTATGAAGATTTTGAACCTTATTGCAAATGGCTCACAAAGGAAGGACAAAAGATTCTTGAGATTGATTTAAAGGGTACTAGATTTcctttattatatattctcattctcattagcattttaaattaatttagtatGCAAATGTTAACAAAGTTAGTCATTTTGTTATTTTCTAGGATCAAATCTAGATCTCCTTCTTAAAACTCTTTCGGCATTTCTTAACACATTAACCGAACAATGTTTCATTTTAGTTCATCGAAATTATCCTATGTATCATTTATTTAGATTGAGTTGATAATTGACTAATCATTGACTTTCTTCTCCAAATTATAGTTCTATTGATcaaattaaaacatcaaaataactCACACGAGTTGATCCGGCGGTAAAGTTCAAGACTTTGAAGTGTgctcttttcaaaattttaggtTCGAATCCAGTCCATATAGAATAAACTTCTGAGATGTCCTTCAGAATATTTGGGCCGAATatcaagttttttaaaaataaataaaattaaaaccgTAAAATAGAtagattaatataaaaaaatacaatatataattaaataaatgcaAAATTACACAgaaggtcctttatcttatttatttgtaacaaatTGGTCCTTCATCTTTTTTTGTCTCAatcaagtcctttatctttataAATTGTCACAAATTGatcctttttttcattttgtattaaaaatatgatgaaGTGGCAAGCCACATAGGATAATATGAttttcttaataattttttttattgaaattttttaaaaaccaaaaaatcatattaacattcatcatgttcatcatctccttcattatcttcatcatcttcttcattatcCTTTAACAAAATACACTCATATACCcctcaaaattttataaatttatgtgTTTTATTTACCTCAATCTTATTCTaaactcaaaaatcaaaatccctAATTCTCATTAAACcctaaatttattataaaaaaaaatatgagaatgATAAATATTATTCATCAACCCAGAAAAATTTCATATGGAAAGCATTCCCCTCCATTTTTGCCTAAATAAAAGCAGACTAATACTTATAGTGTTAGTTTTgctaaaaaattgaaacattcATTGTTGCTGGAGCTGTCCATTATAGCTTGATTGTTGCAAGTATCTTTTCTCCTTCATAAGGTCATCTTCATGGTCTTTAATTTTTGCTCCTACTGCATTAATCctcatatttttatttggtaaaTTTAGGGTTTATGAGAATTGGGGATATCAATTTTAAAGTTTAGAAGAATGTTGAGATAAACAAAACACataagtttatttaattttgaggTGTATTTGGTTATTGGATAATGAAGATGAGAGAGATGATGAACATGATGAAtgttaatatgatttttttattttaaaaattttcaataaaaaaattattaaaaaaatcatattatctCGTGTGGCTTGCCGCttcatcatatttttaataaaaaaatgaaaaaatgatcAATTCGATCGTCACAATTTATAAAGATAAGGACTTGATTGagacaaaaaaagataaaagataatctgttacaaataaataagataagagaCCTCTAGTTTAGTTTTGCCTTAAATAAATtagtttcatttatttaatcatatatattgtatttttttagttGCAGTCCCCGTGAACTTAACTcggttggtagggacattgcactatatgtgcaggagtcgaggttcgaactccggacacTCTACTTATCTACCTTTAAGGGTGGAATTTTTAGCCATTAAATTACTTGGaaaaaaatgtagttaattGTATTATCTATTTTGAAAGCAAATATGTTAGAAATTCTCGATTTTGAAACTTCAGTACTAACGTTATAAATTAAGATTGAGAAATCATAGTAGATTTCAAAATGAATTTTGTCTAAAGTTCTAAAGTTTCTAGACACGTTTCTGATTAGAGATGATATGAAAGCAAGACTCTAATTACACTTTTGAGAACACCAAACATAAGATAACCTCAAAATAGTACCCACTTAAAATATGTAATATGAGGGAAAAAAAAGGTTAgaaattaagattaaaaaacaattaaaaagttcactacaaatcctagctcaactaacagaaatatcaaaattgtttgGTCGAACGCTATGACCGAGATTCGAACTCCGATCCCTCCACTTTATGTGTATGAGTTTCCAATAACTTACAATTCCGtctatataccaaaaaaaaaaacaattaaaaagcatcatatattatataatatataaatataagtctAATGGtatattgagtaaaaaaaaaatagtgtaatgGTATTATGATGTTTTTATCTTGAATGGTTGAATCTTTTGCAGGTTTCAAAAAGGAGCAACTTAAGGTTCAAACCAACAATAAAGGGATCCTAAAAATTTATGGAGAAAAGTCTCTTGGTACATCTAGTAAGAAATGGAGCCGTTTCAACAAAGAAATTAGGATTTCAAAAGATTGTGATGTGAATAGAATTCAAGCAAAGTTTTCTCAAGGGATTCTTTCTATTGTAATACCAAAAAGTGAAGTAATTCAACATACCAAAGATGCAACCATAAGGAAACATTCATTTTGGGGGGTGCAAAAGCGAAAAAGATTAACCATTCAAATTGTTATTGGAGCAGTGGCTTTGGTGGCACGAACTTATGTGGCACGAGTAGTAttattagtaaataaaaaacatcATGATGCATATGGCAAGGTTAATGTTGTTAATGTTTAATTTGATCATTATACAATATATGTCAAGTGATgccac
It contains:
- the LOC123911700 gene encoding inactive protein RESTRICTED TEV MOVEMENT 2-like encodes the protein METKAVEATNNRLYEDFEPYCKWLTKEGQKILEIDLKGFKKEQLKVQTNNKGILKIYGEKSLGTSSKKWSRFNKEIRISKDCDVNRIQAKFSQGILSIVIPKSEVIQHTKDATIRKHSFWGVQKRKRLTIQIVIGAVALVARTYVARVVLLVNKKHHDAYGKVNVVNV
- the LOC123907902 gene encoding E3 ubiquitin-protein ligase RING1-like, encoding MSSTGGDENPPTVGNSDELRRYFCHQCERTAFISTTSTDLICPNCNGTFLEELETPIPNPNPNPLPPFFSHTTTDFPAAGFSFPLIFSGAGAANASQPFNDLSALLSSPAPPSPFGEAFNPVAFIQNYLRNMNAGGGNVQFFINDADDPARQFRFPGNANPGDYFFGPGLEDLIQQLAENDPNRRGTPPASKSAVEKLPVIEVTEELLESDSSQCAVCKDTFALGEKAKQMPCKHIYHTDCILPWLELHNSCPVCRHELPTDDPDYEQRAHGGGGGGAGGGGGGDDSVRTRFRVSLPFMPFRHVPSSSGAAAGTSNVGNVNNNDSNNSNSGNNNEQSNTENRGNQNFESGTRQEDLD